One region of Parambassis ranga chromosome 21, fParRan2.1, whole genome shotgun sequence genomic DNA includes:
- the LOC114453796 gene encoding F-box only protein 47-like — protein MVKNTARNAGKYTWTHKSRYKRISHRLRPSRTMMTRSQCASRTNNFFREMPAEVFDMILDKLSLPDISVLTMVSKDLSMYIVDYMSTLSWKNKNIIQSFHSIGFHSTVCHYKHLGLLFKRCTLLLPTKERLKFLCCMFSKIPCFMLERCLEPYCSGFSSYGIFLRTLIAGWDELECNRVFTFLCDTTNLLQKIEAVITAKPGVRWYQEMQLRSFCRQVLLDPWPNQSECQFWLMHLLKPWPIVSQARLLFILYGPVTAEGYLSWEDMVQRELPYSALCELAKVIVMLFSKAGLKGWSCYSMLSIFEELSVIPQPWHVENVAHLLVLCGNSLCYNVLASKALNGRILEISRLIVHIILVCEKDGYHMSWAVKLVQQLYMVFSTAPEKFYFIQHLENMFSLVTKEFFEYIVAGNHFGDRDTFQTLCILLDSSTHFHTKFLHTLLK, from the exons ATGGTGAAGAACACCGCCCGAAATGCTGGGAagtacacatggacacacaaatctCGTTACAAGAGGATTTCTCACCGGCTCCGGCCGTCCAGAACCATGATGACCCGCAGCCAGTGCGCCTCCAGAACCAACAACTTCTTCAGAGAAATGCCGGCAGAGGTTTTCGACATGATCCTGGATAAACTCTCTC tgccgGACATCAGTGTGCTGACTATGGTATCTAAGGATCTCAGTATGTACATTGTGGATTACATGTCCACCCTCTCCtggaagaacaaaaacatcatcCAGAGCTTCCACTCCATCGGCTTTCATTCTACTGTTTGTCACTACAAGCACCTAG GTTTGTTGTTCAAGAGGTGTACCCTGCTGTTACCAACTAAGGAAAGGTTAAAGTTCCTCTGTTGCATGTTTTCCAAG ATTCCATGTTTCATGTTGGAGCGGTGTTTGGAACCATACTGCAGCGGTTTCTCCAGCTATGGAATCTTCCTGCGA ACACTGATTGCGGGGTGGGATGAGCTGGAGTGCAACAGAGTGTTCACCTTCCTGTGTGATACCACCAACCTCTTGCAGAAGATTGAAGCAGTTATCACTGCAAAACCAG GGGTGAGGTGGTACCAGGAGATGCAGCTTCGTTCATTCTGCCGTCAGGTTCTGTTGGACCCCTGGCCAAACCAGTCGGAGTGTCAGTTCTGGCTAATGCACCTCCTGAAGCCTTGGCCCATAGTCAGCCAGGCGCGCTTACTGTTCATTCTGTATGGCCCTGTGACAGCTGAGG GCTACCTCAGCTGGGAGGATATGGTGCAGAGGGAGCTACCTTACAGCGCTCTGTGTGAACTTGCCAAGGTCATCGTCATGCTTTTCAGCAAAGCAGGACTCAAAGGCTGGTCCTGTTACTCAATGCTGTCGATCTTCGAGGAACTCAGTG TCATTCCTCAACCCTGGCATGTGGAGAATGTAGCTCATCTTCTGGTGCTGTGTGGAAACAGTCTCTGCTATAATGTTCTTGCCAGCAAGGCCCTCAATGGACGAATTCTGGAGATCTCAAGACTCATTGTCCACATCATACTG GTGTGCGAGAAGGACGGCTATCACATGAGCTGGGCGGTGAAGTTAGTACAGCAGCTCTACATGGTCTTCAGCACAGCTCCTGAAAAGTTCTACTTCATCCAACACCTGGAAAACATGTTTTCCCTGGTCACCAAGGAGTTCTTTGAGTACATTGTTGCAG GGAACCACTTTGGAGACAGGGACACTTTCCAGACCCTGTGTATCCTCCTGGACTCCAGCACCCACTTCCACACTAAATTCCTTCACACACTTCTCAAATAG
- the LOC114426023 gene encoding ADP-ribosylation factor-like protein 6, translating into MGLLDKLSGWLGLRKKEVNILCLGLDNSGKTTIINQLKPANTQAQEIVPTIGFNIEKFKTSSLSFTVFDMSGQSRYRNLWEHYYKESHAIIFVIDSGDKLRMVVAKEELDTLLNHEDIRSKKLPVLFFANKMDLRDAMSSVKVSQMLCLENIKDKPWHICASNAVKGEGLQEGLEWLQDHVKTMST; encoded by the exons ATGGGGCTGCTGGATAAACTGTCAGGCTGGCTCGGCCTGAGGAAGAAAGAGGTCAACATTTTGTGTTTGGGGCTGGACAACAGCGGCAAAACTACCATCATCAATCAGCTCAAGCCAGCTAAT ACACAGGCACAGGAAATAGTCCCAACAATTGGCTTCAACATTGAAAAGTTCAAGACGTCAAG CCTGTCCTTTACAGTGTTTGACATGTCTGGGCAGAGCAGATACAGAAACCTATGGGAGCATTATTACAA AGAAAGCCATGCCATTATATTTGTCATCGACAGTGGTGACAAACTGAGAATGGTTGTTGCTAAAGAGGAGCTAGATACTCTTCTAAACCATGAAG ATATCCGCAGTAAAAAATTACCTGTGTTGTTCTTTGCTAACAAGATGGATCTGCGGGATGCAATGTCTTCTGTTAAGGTCTCCCAGATGTTGTGTTTGGAGAACATCAAAGACAAGCCCTGGCACATCTG tgcCAGCAACGCTGTCAAAGGAGAGGGCCTACAGGAAGGGCTGGAATGGCTTCAAG ATCATGTCAAAACAATGAGCACATGA